One Mycobacterium marseillense DNA window includes the following coding sequences:
- a CDS encoding DUF4245 domain-containing protein — translation MTEKPPLNASSDGYVAEEPGPAAGPAPRPAKPRLLQDGRDMFWSLIPLVIGCVVLAGMLGMCSFQLDSHKGPIPSYDAAAALRADAQTLGFPIRQPQLPGGWQANSGHRGGIPNGRSDPATGQRVNAPLSVVGYISPSGMYLSLTQSNADEDKLINSIHPAAYPTGAVDVAGTSWVVYQGSGESGADAEAVWTTRLSGPGGATQIAITGAGNSDQFRTLASATQSQPPLPTSR, via the coding sequence ATGACCGAGAAGCCGCCGCTGAACGCCAGCTCGGACGGCTATGTGGCCGAGGAGCCGGGCCCGGCCGCCGGGCCCGCGCCCAGGCCGGCGAAGCCCCGGCTGCTGCAGGACGGCCGGGACATGTTCTGGTCCCTGATTCCGCTGGTCATCGGCTGCGTGGTGCTGGCCGGGATGCTGGGCATGTGTTCGTTTCAGCTCGACAGCCACAAGGGGCCCATCCCGTCCTACGACGCCGCGGCGGCCCTGCGGGCGGACGCGCAGACCCTCGGCTTTCCGATCCGCCAACCGCAGCTGCCGGGCGGCTGGCAGGCCAACTCCGGGCACCGCGGCGGGATCCCCAACGGGCGATCCGACCCGGCGACCGGTCAACGGGTGAACGCGCCCCTCTCGGTGGTCGGATACATCAGCCCGAGCGGAATGTATCTGAGCCTGACTCAGAGCAACGCCGATGAGGACAAGCTGATCAATTCGATCCATCCGGCGGCGTATCCGACCGGGGCGGTCGACGTCGCCGGGACGAGCTGGGTCGTCTACCAGGGTTCAGGTGAGAGCGGCGCGGACGCCGAGGCCGTGTGGACGACCCGGCTCAGCGGCCCGGGCGGCGCGACGCAGATCGCGATCACCGGCGCCGGGAACAGTGATCAGTTTCGTACGCTGGCCTCGGCGACCCAGTCGCAGCCGCCGCTGCCGACCAGCCGATAG
- a CDS encoding class II fumarate hydratase, producing MGEVRVPAKALWRAQTQRAVENFPISGRGLERTQIRALGLLKGACAQVNKDLGLLDPEKADAIIAAAAEIADGRHDDQFPIDVFQTGSGTSSNMNTNEVIASIAGANGVTVHPNDDVNMSQSSNDTFPTATHIAATEAAVRHLIPALEVLHDALAGKAREWHTVVKSGRTHLMDAVPVTLGQEFSGYARQIEAGIERVRATLPRLGELAIGGTAVGTGLNAPDGFGAKVVETLVASTGLSELRTAANSFEAQAARDGLVEASGALRTIAVSLTKIANDVRWMGSGPLTGLAEIQLPDLQPGSSIMPGKVNPVLPEAVTQVAAQVIGNDAAVAWGGGNGAFELNVYIPMMARNILESFKLLTNVSKLFAERCISGLAANVEHLRELAESSPSIVTPLNSAIGYEEAAAVAKQALKERKTIRQTVIDRGLIGDKLSIEELDRRLDVLAMAKVKPQD from the coding sequence ATGGGCGAGGTTCGCGTCCCCGCAAAAGCGTTGTGGCGCGCGCAAACCCAGCGTGCGGTCGAGAACTTTCCGATCTCGGGCCGGGGGCTGGAGCGCACCCAGATCCGCGCGCTGGGCCTGCTGAAGGGCGCCTGCGCGCAGGTCAACAAGGACCTCGGGCTGCTAGATCCGGAAAAGGCCGACGCGATCATCGCCGCGGCCGCCGAGATCGCCGACGGCCGCCACGACGACCAGTTCCCGATCGACGTCTTCCAGACCGGTTCGGGCACCAGCTCCAACATGAACACCAACGAGGTGATCGCCAGCATCGCGGGCGCCAACGGCGTCACGGTGCACCCCAACGACGACGTCAACATGTCGCAGTCGTCGAATGACACGTTCCCCACCGCAACCCACATCGCGGCCACCGAAGCCGCCGTGCGCCACCTCATCCCGGCGCTCGAGGTGCTGCACGACGCGCTGGCGGGCAAGGCCCGCGAATGGCACACCGTGGTCAAGTCGGGCCGCACCCACCTCATGGACGCCGTTCCCGTGACGCTCGGCCAGGAATTCAGCGGGTACGCCCGCCAGATCGAGGCCGGCATCGAGCGCGTGCGCGCCACGCTGCCCCGGCTCGGTGAGCTGGCGATCGGCGGGACCGCGGTGGGCACCGGCCTCAACGCTCCCGACGGCTTTGGTGCGAAGGTGGTCGAAACGTTGGTCGCCTCCACCGGCCTGAGCGAATTGCGCACGGCGGCAAACTCCTTCGAGGCCCAGGCGGCGCGCGACGGGTTGGTCGAGGCGTCCGGCGCGCTGCGCACCATCGCGGTGTCACTGACCAAGATCGCCAACGACGTCCGCTGGATGGGCTCGGGCCCGCTGACCGGCCTGGCCGAAATTCAGCTGCCCGATCTGCAGCCGGGCAGTTCGATCATGCCGGGGAAGGTGAACCCGGTTCTCCCCGAAGCGGTTACGCAGGTCGCCGCGCAGGTGATCGGCAACGACGCCGCGGTCGCCTGGGGCGGCGGGAACGGCGCGTTCGAGCTCAACGTGTACATCCCGATGATGGCCCGCAACATCCTCGAGTCGTTCAAGCTGCTGACCAACGTGTCGAAGCTGTTCGCGGAGCGCTGCATCAGCGGGTTGGCGGCCAATGTGGAGCACCTGCGCGAGCTCGCCGAATCGTCGCCGTCCATCGTGACGCCGCTGAATTCGGCGATCGGCTACGAGGAGGCCGCTGCGGTCGCCAAGCAAGCTCTTAAGGAGCGCAAGACGATTCGCCAGACCGTGATCGACCGCGGCCTGATCGGCGACAAGCTGTCGATCGAGGAGCTCGACCGCCGGCTCGACGTGCTGGCCATGGCGAAGGTCAAGCCGCAAGACTAG
- a CDS encoding dienelactone hydrolase family protein: MGAPEADLAGWSAAPFSGGGYTHDVYRKGAGPGVVLIPELPGIHPGVLGLGNHLVDNGFTVAIPSLFGEPGRTATAGYLVGAIARACVTREFAALALNKQRPVASFLRALARDLNASTPGKGVGVIGQCFTGGFALAAAVDDSVLAPVLSQPSVPFPLGAARRRDPGLSESELATVADRCATDGLCAVGLRFSEDKLAPGERFATLKERLGDAFEVIDIDSGPNNQHDFAKAAHSVLTDEVREVDGHPAYEARKRVVEFLTERLS, translated from the coding sequence ATGGGTGCACCAGAGGCCGATCTTGCCGGATGGTCGGCGGCGCCGTTCAGCGGCGGCGGTTACACCCACGACGTCTACCGCAAGGGCGCCGGCCCCGGCGTGGTGCTGATCCCGGAGCTGCCCGGGATTCATCCCGGGGTGTTGGGTTTGGGTAATCACCTGGTGGACAACGGTTTCACCGTTGCCATCCCGTCACTGTTCGGTGAACCGGGCCGGACCGCGACGGCCGGTTACCTCGTCGGCGCCATCGCGCGAGCCTGTGTGACAAGGGAATTCGCGGCGTTGGCGCTGAACAAGCAGCGGCCGGTGGCGTCGTTCCTGCGCGCGCTGGCGCGCGACCTCAACGCCTCGACGCCGGGCAAGGGCGTCGGCGTGATCGGCCAATGCTTCACCGGCGGATTCGCGCTCGCCGCCGCGGTCGACGACAGCGTGCTGGCGCCGGTGCTGTCGCAGCCGTCGGTGCCGTTCCCGCTCGGCGCCGCTCGCCGCCGCGACCCCGGCCTCAGCGAGTCCGAGCTGGCCACCGTGGCCGACCGCTGCGCCACCGACGGCTTGTGCGCCGTGGGATTGCGGTTCAGCGAGGACAAACTCGCGCCGGGCGAACGGTTCGCGACGCTCAAGGAGCGCCTGGGCGACGCCTTCGAGGTGATCGACATCGATTCGGGTCCGAACAATCAGCACGACTTCGCCAAGGCGGCGCACTCGGTGCTCACCGACGAGGTCCGCGAGGTCGACGGTCACCCCGCCTACGAGGCCCGCAAACGGGTCGTCGAATTCCTCACCGAGCGGCTCAGCTAG
- the glpX gene encoding class II fructose-bisphosphatase, translating into MTVEGDRSSTANGRAPAQTRPRGEAPDRNLALELVRVTEAGAMAAGRWVGRGDKEGGDGAAVDAMRELVNSVSMRGVVVIGEGEKDHAPMLYNGEEVGNGDGAECDFAVDPIDGTTLMSKGMPNAISVLAVADRGAMFDPSAVFYMNKIAVGPEAAHVLDITAPIAENIKAVAKVKALSVRDMTVCILDRPRHAQLIEDVRATGARIRLITDGDVAGAISACRPHSGTDMLAGIGGTPEGIIAAAAIRCMGGAIQAQLAPTDDDERQKAIDAGYDLDQILTTEDLVSGENVFFCATGVTNGDLLKGVQYYPGGCTTQSIVMRSKSGTVRMIEAYHRLSKLNEYSAIDFTGDSSAAYPLP; encoded by the coding sequence ATGACAGTTGAGGGCGACCGCTCGTCCACCGCCAACGGCCGAGCTCCAGCGCAGACGCGGCCGCGCGGTGAGGCTCCAGACCGCAACCTGGCCTTGGAACTGGTCCGGGTCACCGAGGCCGGCGCCATGGCCGCCGGCCGCTGGGTCGGCCGCGGCGACAAAGAGGGCGGTGACGGCGCGGCCGTCGACGCGATGCGCGAGCTGGTCAACTCGGTATCGATGCGCGGCGTGGTCGTCATCGGCGAGGGCGAGAAAGACCACGCGCCGATGCTCTACAACGGCGAAGAGGTCGGCAACGGCGACGGCGCGGAGTGCGACTTCGCCGTCGACCCGATCGACGGCACCACGCTGATGAGCAAGGGCATGCCCAACGCCATCTCCGTGCTGGCGGTGGCCGACCGCGGCGCGATGTTCGACCCGTCGGCGGTGTTCTACATGAACAAGATCGCCGTCGGCCCCGAGGCGGCGCACGTGCTCGACATCACCGCGCCGATCGCCGAGAACATCAAGGCCGTCGCCAAGGTGAAGGCGTTGTCGGTGCGCGACATGACCGTGTGCATCCTGGACCGGCCGCGGCACGCCCAGCTGATCGAAGACGTCCGGGCCACCGGAGCCCGCATCCGGCTGATCACCGACGGCGACGTCGCCGGCGCGATCTCGGCCTGTCGGCCGCACTCGGGCACCGACATGCTGGCCGGCATCGGCGGCACCCCGGAAGGCATCATCGCCGCCGCCGCGATCCGGTGCATGGGTGGCGCCATCCAGGCGCAGCTGGCCCCCACCGACGACGACGAACGCCAGAAGGCCATCGACGCCGGCTATGACCTCGATCAGATCTTGACCACCGAGGACCTCGTGTCCGGCGAGAACGTCTTCTTCTGCGCCACCGGGGTCACCAACGGGGACCTGCTCAAGGGCGTGCAGTACTACCCCGGAGGGTGCACCACCCAGTCGATCGTCATGCGGTCGAAGTCGGGCACCGTCCGGATGATCGAGGCCTACCACCGGCTTTCGAAGCTCAACGAATACTCCGCCATCGACTTCACCGGCGACAGCTCTGCCGCCTATCCCCTGCCCTGA